Genomic segment of Populus trichocarpa isolate Nisqually-1 chromosome 12, P.trichocarpa_v4.1, whole genome shotgun sequence:
ttaactaaaaatcttGCAATAAATTTATGTGCACTAGAGAAACTTTAATTCAAataacataagaataaaaattaacacactttcataatttattatcaaacaGCACATCAAGAAGTCGAAACACGCTGAAGACATTCTTTCAAAAAGCTGACAAAAGCACGCAAACAAGAAAGGTCCTCATCTTGTATATATCAGACAGATTAAAACAAGGTTTTTCGCCAACATAAAACAACGCAGCTGTCCACTGCATGGATCGGATCATCCAATGATGGaacataagaagaaaaaatcttcaaaacctaTATTATGGAGTTTAAGGTTACAAACAACATCACTACAGCATCTGTAAAGCAGCACCACGCTTCTCCTCCGACAAAACTAGCTGGGAAAATGGTGgacacatttttttatatatatatatatatatatactgcagCTCTACCACTAATTACATTGAATTGAAGGATGTCTATTCAAGTAAATCATGTACAACAACAACCTGCTTCTTTAGATACGCACCTCATGCTGCAAAAAAAGGCAGGCAAAGCGCAATATCCACTGtctattaaaattttgtttgtcCTTTTCTCTTCAGCCGTAAAGATTTCTCATTTCGTAGCTGCTTCTGAGCTGGTTCAACAAGCAGCAAACGTGACATCACATAGGCTAACAGCTCTTCGTGGTGGGAGAAGGTGAAATCCAAGTGAGCATATTCAAATTCAGTATATGATACTTCCACACAGGCTTCCTTCATCAACTTATAATGCTTTCTTACCATTGAAGGCCGAATCACGTTGTCCTTTTTTCCAGCAACCAAATCAACTGGAATATCAATGAACCCATAATTTTCACCCAAGTCCAATGGTTCTGGAAATCCATACGCATCCATGTTGGCAGATGCACTTCCATAATCATACATTCTAAATCTCCTTGCACGTTTCATTTGTGCAAGGTGGTGAGCCACATAAAAGGAAACTCCTGGCATGTCATTCATGTTATAGTGTGGTAACCCTATTACACCCACCCAATTTGAGCTGTCTCCGCCAACAACATAACTCATAAGGGTTTGAACCACCCCTCCAACTGCTGGGTAGTTATGGAAGTCCCGAGCCAATTTGTTTAGCAACATGCGGAAGAATCTTGTTGGTATGTAAAAGGCAGGAACGAAACATGCCAGAATAGGAGCCAAAGGAAGGAACATATACTCAAAAGCTGTAAAGACTAAGGAGGAATCATGATGGAAGCCAGCAGGCGACATCAAAATCAATCGAGATAGTCTATGGGACTTCTCTTCAATCCGGCTTGTTATAACATACATCAACATGGCAGCTCCTCCCAAGCTATGGGAGATTGCACAAAGTTTATAATGTTGATCATCATTTGTTTCTTCCTCAAGATCAGGCTGGCTAATTTTCAATTCAGCACTTTTAACCTGGTGAATCTTCTCAATCATTGCTGGAATGTCCTCTGTCCCATGCTCATTGATGGAATACCGCCAATACCTGCTTCAAGTTTTCCATTTTCATCACTACACGGTATAAGCAGGAAAGTGGGAATTGTTgcctaccttttcttttaattttcattgacACAGTTTTCTAAATCTTGCAGATTTATTTATCCAaattagaaatgaaaagaagacaTTATTTTGTGATGAAAGTAATAAATGATCAAGTCAACATACTTCTGTGAGGAAATTTCCTTTTCAATATGCTCTCTAGAAACCAAACCACGTAAGTTCCCAAGGAAAACATCAtatcctgtaaaaaaaaaaataaccacttcTTCAATCATAATGTATCACAGCGACTTCAGACAGTTTCAGGTCAAAAGTTACAACATACATACCTTGATCATATGCTGCGAAAGCTGGACTTCCAACAACCCCATTGGACACCCAACTgcacaacaaaataagaaagtgaacaaacaaaaacaaatccagGGATAATAAAGatgggagggagagggagagggagagggatagtttaaccaagaaaaaatcagCAATTTGATTAAATGAACGAAGTTCACAAGTTTCGTATACAAGGAAGGTGAAGATAAGTAAAGCATCCACCAATGTATTAGCAAAAGTTGTATATATGAATGACTACCAACTCTCTTCATCTGATTAACCAACTTTGTTAAGCATGTAGCAAAATGTCTCTACTATGCATAACTAAGCAGAATATCAAATTGGacagacaaaaagaaaataatcaattcCTATTTGGACATCCCTGCTGAGACAAATAGATTTAAATTTGAAGTGGAACATAACACATGCTTGCACCATGCCATACACATCAGGACATCAGAATGGAAATGAATTACAATATGACAATTGCTAGGTGCTAGCTAATTTTCGGGTTCCAGAAGGATGGAACAGGAGAGTATTTAAGGAAAAGAATCTTCCTTCACCTGTTTGAAGTATGTTATGGCTCAGGGGGCAGATTATTGGCACAAGGAAATTTACACTAGATTTCTTAAgctaatttaatgttttgttataCAATTTTACATGCAGTTGACTGTAGAAAATTATACTTTTTGTTGAAAGCATCAGAGGATATGTTACTGGTACAAGAGGGAGTCTATTACTAAACAGATGGATTTCTTAAGCTTTGgttatttgttttacatgtaGCTTGGATATGGGGTACTTGTTTGTGTTGAGACCGTCTTCATTCTGTAAATGCATGGTACTCATTTGGAGCCTACACACATAGAATTATCTCAATTTATATGTCAAATAAACGTCCAGTGGTATACTAAACCAGAAGAGGCAAGCTGGCAGTCAATTTATATGGCATGCGAATCTTAAGGTGATACAACCTGTACAAAGAAGAATAATGGCAGAACAGCAATATGTACTCAAAATCATAAAGTACCATAAGATCTCTATTTCTTTAGATGCTCAACACATATTTAATCCAGTTCAAGCATAAGTTACACAAAGCAATGAAATATGAACAAAATCAAGGGTAAAAATTCTTTCATGATTATTAATCATAGCAACTTGTAAATAGTgttctgaaatattttttaaagaagcaatttggtttttttttaactaatagtTTCTACTTCCACTTCCACCATGGTATGTATTATTAGTAAACTAATCAAGGTGGTGATTTAGGTATGACCTCCAATTTTTCCAAGCAAATATAGAATAGAAAAGTAATTTGACAACACCCCTCCAAAAAACAATTCTACAAAccagaccactctttccttgtGTGAATTAAGATTGAATAACTCACCCCATAGATGAATCCAATATCCCATGTTGGAGGTAAACAGCTTTTCGAGAATCACGTCTGCAATGTAAAACTGTAGATCAGGCAGCACGCATTTAAAATACAAAGTAACAGAACAATGTGGAAAAGAAATAACCATACCTAGGAATTCTTTCCAGAAGCAGAACATATCCATCTGAAGTGATCACATGAATAGCTTCATAAGGGTATCTATTAACAGAAAGAagataataaatttgaagaagatgaaaagcATAGCAATAGGAACACAAGCAACTAAAGTAAGCAAAACACTGCAATACCCAAGCTCAGTTATAACATCTTGGCAGGTTCGAGCATCTGTATTCAAAGAGTTGTGCAAAGTAGTTTTCGTCTCTGTAGGAGCTGGATCATCCTCTCCAAGTGTAGCAGCAGGTATAGATGTATCTGAAACACCACCATGGATATCTTCGTTGCCACTTGTCCAAGACAGAAACCATCTACAGATTGCTTTAAGAACTTCTGATGGCGAAAGAAGAAAATGTGCTgctttatgaaaaaaatcaaatataacttCTATGAAAACCTCGATTGCAAGATGAAGGTCCTGTTAACACATCACAGGGAAAATTGAAGATCATGCATGTTAATGGATACGAAAGGCAGAGAAAACGAAAGAATAAAGGTTAACTGACATGTTAAGTCCACGCAAATACCTCAATGACTCCCCGTCTCCTGTCAGTGGTGCGGTGAATGACATGGTCCCTTAACGAATGAATTTTCTTAAAGGTGTGTAATGGTGAATTCTGGTGGCTTCCTCTAGGAGAGGCTGTTGACCTCCTAATGTAAAATAAACGAAAGAAACGGATAGGAATTCCCAGCAGAAACCTTAAGGGAAACAGAATCCATGAAAATAAGAAGATGGTCCACCCGGTAGAATGCCCACGATTCCTGCTGAAAGTACTTGCACGCGACATGCGTGAGCATTGAGATGATGGTGTTGGAGGATACATTCCATCACCATCTTCCTCTGTTGATGAATAATCCATGCTTGAAGTATCAGAATCCATGGGTAGCTCATGAATGAATTTGTTGAAAGAGGACACGCCACTACCGTCATcagaaaggaggaaaaaaagaaaagaaaaacagagtaagaggaagaggaagagatcAACTAAGAATGCACATGGATATAATTAACGGTGGAGGAGTTGGTTTTATTAAAAGCACGGACTAACTAGGAGGGTCAGCTAAGATGGTAAAAAGGGAACTCCCTCAATCAGTAAACATCAAAGCTAGGACGGGCCTCAAATAAAAGAGGTTATCAGTGTGGATTAACAAGACAGAGTATTGACACTCGAGACATCTGGGTTGGACAACAGGTTTTATGCACATATGAtgtttaaaaacaacaacaacagcaagtCACTCACTCAAATGATCAagaaatatgataattaattctGCAGAAACAGAGTGAATGCTTACTTCTCCATCCAGCGGGGTAATCGAGGCCCACGAAAAGTAGGCCTGAGCTCCCATCCTTGAAGACCTTCAAGAACATTAGCCTTTGCAGGCAAAATAGTCAACAAAATCGCAGACACTCCATTTATCAACCTCGCAATATTGTTCAACGACTCATACGTCACCGTCTTCACCGACCTGCTCTAAACACCAAATAACtcatcaaaacataattaaattacatgcCCGCTCACTCACCCACCCAAATTAAAATTGATCGCAGCTGCTTCAATCACAATATGATCAAAACCCACAGAGCTTTCATCTTTCttcttaaaagaaatatattttgagaaatgaagaagatttgagagagagagaggactcACTCCTTGGTAACAGCTAGGACGGCGTCAACAAATCTCTGAATCATAACTGCGAAGATTTTgggaaattaaatttttattactgTGTTTGATAGGACTCCAAATCCACCGCGGAAATAACTGCGAATTTGCAATATCTATAGCAAAAGCTGCTTTTGTTGGGAACCAATTCTCTCTCTATCTATCGCCTCGCCGATTTATGAGGAAACCCAAACAAAGAAACAACGGCGGTTCTTGCCGTCCTGaggaagtttttttattggttaaaaatcaaggaaaataaatagtttagattctctttttgatttttaatgtgtACACGTGGGGAGATGTGAGTGGACAGTCATTTTAGTTGTCGCTTTCCTATGGGACACTTGTGTATATTTTGCTACACGTAAGGGTGAGTCATGATGCTTGGAGTCTTAAACGTGGATATAATTAGGTGCACGTGGTTTGTGGATTAGAATTTATGTGGATCGTTGATGGCAGGTCATGTGGGGTTGTATTACAGATGGACGGCTGCTGATGGAGTTGGGTCAGGGAGCGGTTAGATATTTAGAAAATCTGAAACATATTTATTGCGTGTAATTTCAGAGTTTGTGTTCCCAAATTCATTGTCACGACATGGTATAGGTATGTGATAATACAATAAACTAGTATTTTGAAACCCAATCTGTGTAGTGGATGGTTTGACTCATGTTACTTGAATTtagataattattaattatatttttagatttgataatTATTTCATATCTAAGTTATTTGGATCTGGTAAACATATTATACTCGTGTATGAACGCGTAAATCTAGCGATGATGCCAGATCCATGTGCCCCGCCTGGCAACCAAGTCAGACCTAAAACAATTAGGTCTAGCGACCATACCATATCCGTGCTTGGACCTAGCAAACATGTCAGACCTAGGCACCCTAGGTCTGGGAAGGTAATAGAAAATCTCAAATGCACATTCAAAGTAAAGTTTACTCAACATGATCAATAAAACTAATTGATTATTAcatgtattaataaataaataaggaattattaataataaataaagacaaaaaaaattacataatggGTAATGTTATTTagcatatttatttaatcatgtgccaatattatttttgacaaaaaaagaaaatacaatttgaagcaaaaaaaactaacttattaaCATAGTTCATGTGCTTTTTATTTATCCAGCTCTGCATCATTGTAGTCTCTTACATGGTTTAAGTTTTAACTCCAATTGTGTTGGAGTTGGCTCAACGTGGCTCATTTTACCAAGTTAATCCACATACGACTTAGTCATCTTGTTAAAAACTCAATcaggctttaaaaaaaaattaagtttgccaCTGTTCTAACATTTGCCTAACTTAATCAAGTGAAATTGTGAAATAGTTAATCGccaaaggataaaataaaacaaaacaaaaacataggGATTAAAACAAAAAGACAACGCCATATTGGATCGATCctggtcaacccggattaacctaTTAAATTCACAGTTCGGGTCATGACATGAGCACAATGAGCTAACCTGGTATGGTAATTTGTCACATTCATTTCTCTTCCCATCTTTTCTCCCTGGTTGGGCCTCAATTAGGCTCGAGTTGTATGAAATttggattaaattgaagaatcaTCCAAGAATTAGGGGCGATAATGAAGAAATTAAGAGTTGTCAAAGAATTagggaccaaataaaaaattttacaaCTATATTGATAGTTTTAATGTCACAACTATAATTTGTAGCATAGCTCAATGATaagattgatataaaaataatttggatataaaattattattggtatatataatatttatcctaaaaaaacccaatatCTATATTGTGGAGCCGAAAAgaataagggaaaaaaatatccCGAAACTTCCTTCACTCCATTCTTTGTCCTGGGCAAGAAATTTACCCTTTTTTAGTTCAAAAGttttaagaagaaaaggcaAGGGGTTTACTTAGTATCGTTTGGGTGGGGCTGCAAGATGAATGGATTGCCTAAGATAAACCTCAAAAAATAGGTCTGGCAagcatgtcagacccaagcgaCATGGGCCTGGTGACAACGCAAACCCAAGGCGCCTAGGTCTGTCAACCACGACTGACTCGGGCGCCTGGGTCTAGCAACCATGGCAAAACCATGCGCCGGGCCTGGCAACCAAGCCAGACCCATGCTCCTGGGCAAGTGCCTGTGCCTGTGCCTGACAACTATGCTAGACCCAGGTGCCTGAGATTGGTCAGACATGCGCACCTGGGTCTAGCAACtatgtcgcaccctcgcggcggagcgcgacaaccctcgattgatttcgggttttttttgttttgttttataagggagtcgccacctagtatttggtcactagaaaccctaactggtctttcagagattctaaggcaagggactggttgcgtaaaggaaaaGTATTAGCatccctagtacgccctacctaaggtaagctgcttggtgtttggtttgctttataattgttatggtgttggtgttttccaatcccatcagtttttctaagtttgattcaaagtaaatttattaagatagaaatccaggaggttccatgtgctttaaaagctcattttccccttagtatttcaagagtttgcgacttgTAAATTGCAAGGAgaagggacaaaaatttagaaatctagggtgctttaaaagcctatttttgccttagtgttttatactctcacggctcgtaaaccatggagtaaaaaaataaaatgtcctcgattataatcaaggattctttcaaggatgtgtgatgacttattattcctagaaaattattttggatatttaccacttagggttttttttatccaaatattaacagtgaataattacaagttattcccaataatattttggatattcatccctttgagatttttttatccaaacattaacggtgaataatagatgaattccccccaaaataagattttttattttttggaatattggccaataccctttggagttttacaaacatgttgtaaaatccagaaatgcaagaaaataatttttgttgtgtttaagaaatccatgcgaaaacatatttttgaaacttccaatattttttgcattaaaaaaaagcgttcaaaacatgtcagggtattggccgtatgcaacacataagaaaatattttttgatatatatgtatatttgtcaCATTGCGTCGAAAACCAAGTATTCTAAATacgagattaattttttttttacaacataaaaaaaattcacactttaaaataaatatgccaaaaaatcataaatctctttctctttcttttattttttttgaaagaagaaaaaaaaaagtaggtcCGGCCGGGTCACTTGCCCAAGCAAGTGACCCGGCTGGACATAAAAGGGGCGCAATCCTCTCAAAGAATGGAGAgctactgttcaagtgaattaattcacttgaacagtacagacacaaaacaaaacaaaacaaatgcaaAGAGACCACGCTAACAGTgcaaacataaagaaaaacaaagcatgCAAGAGGTGAAGAGAAACAGACCTGGAGACGAAGAAACTGCAGTGGCGTTGAAAGCGTGATTGTTGCTCGGTCTGTGTTCGTCCTTCTCCTTCTGTTCTAAATTTGCGTCTACTTCTTGCCTCTTTCTTTCCTCTGTGTCTTCGTCACTCTCTCTACTGATTCCTGCACTTTCTTCTCCCGTTTCTGCAAATTTTTATTTGCAGAAAAATGGAGCAAATAAgcgtttttttttctgtctttgtttttctgttttctctgctctttctttcttttttttctctgcctCACAGTAAAGCAAGAATGCAAGAAAGAAACTCCCTCTGTTTTCTACGTTTTTTTTACTCTCTGGCTCTCTTGCgtttttcttgtctttcttttgttgtCTCCCTCCCGCTAGGTTAGTGAAGGGTTTACGTAGCCTAAACGCAGCTCTTATTTAGGAAAGATATATTACATTAACTCTAGAGTGTAATCTTGGGTGAGCAGAAATAGGAAACCAGAATATTTGATTCTGATTCTGTGATCAGCAGTGATTTCTTTCCAAGTTAGAGGATGGTGCgactcttttctttccttccataaaGCCAGCTGCTCCATTTGAAATGAGGCAATAAAAACGTGGTCTGCACCTCTCCATTCAAGTGAGAGAAACATGGAAACCAAACAGGAAATTGcagataaaaaggaaagaaaaaaaatgggctAGCTGTGCAGGTAAAAATGTggtttcttcaatttcttccttcgGCAAAATTCCTTCTAATTTTTATCTTCAATCATCTTTCTTATTTTAGCACCTTTTCCATTTAGTCCTTGGTCCAACAAAAAGCTTCAAATTGGCCTGCAATTGGTCTTCAAACTTTAAGCATCTTGCAATTGTGTCCATGCAAACTCGggcaaaaaaaatccttttcgCGGCAGGAATCCctgctttcacactagatattcaaacggaaatatcttgagcttctgatatcgaaatcaagttattcaaaaacccaaatttatctacgcatccaggactacaactttgatgaagcagtcgaagtgagataaaatcgttttagaGAACAGAATCTGGCAGTAATCTGGTTCATCAAAAAGGGTCTCCTAATCTAATTCAGAAACTGACAATGCCACTGAGAGTATgacctaagaaaaaaaatcaacaaaattggTGATGGAAATAGAGTTTTTAGTGCAAAACTCGGGTCAGGATCCTTCTCGCGACAAAATTCTCTGCtttcacgttagatattcaaacgggaatatcttgagcttctgatattgaaatcatttaaaagctcaaattcatctatgcgtccaggactacaactttgatgaaggagtcgaagtgagataaaatcattttaaagaacagaatctgcaagtaatctagttggtcaaaaaagATCTTGATCTGACAATGCCGAGCATTCAAATTTGACTGAGAGTTTGCCCTAAGAACAGTGatccctaggacccaataaaggtgtaggtc
This window contains:
- the LOC7487095 gene encoding uncharacterized protein LOC7487095 isoform X1 encodes the protein MIQRFVDAVLAVTKESVKTVTYESLNNIARLINGVSAILLTILPAKANVLEGLQGWELRPTFRGPRLPRWMENGVSSFNKFIHELPMDSDTSSMDYSSTEEDGDGMYPPTPSSQCSRMSRASTFSRNRGHSTGWTIFLFSWILFPLRFLLGIPIRFFRLFYIRRSTASPRGSHQNSPLHTFKKIHSLRDHVIHRTTDRRRGVIEDLHLAIEVFIEVIFDFFHKAAHFLLSPSEVLKAICRWFLSWTSGNEDIHGGVSDTSIPAATLGEDDPAPTETKTTLHNSLNTDARTCQDVITELGYPYEAIHVITSDGYVLLLERIPRRDSRKAVYLQHGILDSSMGWVSNGVVGSPAFAAYDQGYDVFLGNLRGLVSREHIEKEISSQNRYWRYSINEHGTEDIPAMIEKIHQVKSAELKISQPDLEEETNDDQHYKLCAISHSLGGAAMLMYVITSRIEEKSHRLSRLILMSPAGFHHDSSLVFTAFEYMFLPLAPILACFVPAFYIPTRFFRMLLNKLARDFHNYPAVGGVVQTLMSYVVGGDSSNWVGVIGLPHYNMNDMPGVSFYVAHHLAQMKRARRFRMYDYGSASANMDAYGFPEPLDLGENYGFIDIPVDLVAGKKDNVIRPSMVRKHYKLMKEACVEVSYTEFEYAHLDFTFSHHEELLAYVMSRLLLVEPAQKQLRNEKSLRLKRKGQTKF
- the LOC7487095 gene encoding uncharacterized protein LOC7487095 isoform X2, with translation MIQRFVDAVLAVTKESVKTVTYESLNNIARLINGVSAILLTILPAKANVLEGLQGWELRPTFRGPRLPRWMENGVSSFNKFIHELPMDSDTSSMDYSSTEEDGDGMYPPTPSSQCSRMSRASTFSRNRGHSTGWTIFLFSWILFPLRFLLGIPIRFFRLFYIRRSTASPRGSHQNSPLHTFKKIHSLRDHVIHRTTDRRRGVIEDLHLAIEVFIEVIFDFFHKAAHFLLSPSEVLKAICRWFLSWTSGNEDIHGGVSDTSIPAATLGEDDPAPTETKTTLHNSLNTDARTCQDVITELGYPYEAIHVITSDGYVLLLERIPRRDSRKAVYLQHGILDSSMGWVSNGVVGSPAFAAYDQGYDVFLGNLRGLVSREHIEKEISSQKYWRYSINEHGTEDIPAMIEKIHQVKSAELKISQPDLEEETNDDQHYKLCAISHSLGGAAMLMYVITSRIEEKSHRLSRLILMSPAGFHHDSSLVFTAFEYMFLPLAPILACFVPAFYIPTRFFRMLLNKLARDFHNYPAVGGVVQTLMSYVVGGDSSNWVGVIGLPHYNMNDMPGVSFYVAHHLAQMKRARRFRMYDYGSASANMDAYGFPEPLDLGENYGFIDIPVDLVAGKKDNVIRPSMVRKHYKLMKEACVEVSYTEFEYAHLDFTFSHHEELLAYVMSRLLLVEPAQKQLRNEKSLRLKRKGQTKF
- the LOC7487095 gene encoding uncharacterized protein LOC7487095 isoform X3, which codes for MENGVSSFNKFIHELPMDSDTSSMDYSSTEEDGDGMYPPTPSSQCSRMSRASTFSRNRGHSTGWTIFLFSWILFPLRFLLGIPIRFFRLFYIRRSTASPRGSHQNSPLHTFKKIHSLRDHVIHRTTDRRRGVIEDLHLAIEVFIEVIFDFFHKAAHFLLSPSEVLKAICRWFLSWTSGNEDIHGGVSDTSIPAATLGEDDPAPTETKTTLHNSLNTDARTCQDVITELGYPYEAIHVITSDGYVLLLERIPRRDSRKAVYLQHGILDSSMGWVSNGVVGSPAFAAYDQGYDVFLGNLRGLVSREHIEKEISSQNRYWRYSINEHGTEDIPAMIEKIHQVKSAELKISQPDLEEETNDDQHYKLCAISHSLGGAAMLMYVITSRIEEKSHRLSRLILMSPAGFHHDSSLVFTAFEYMFLPLAPILACFVPAFYIPTRFFRMLLNKLARDFHNYPAVGGVVQTLMSYVVGGDSSNWVGVIGLPHYNMNDMPGVSFYVAHHLAQMKRARRFRMYDYGSASANMDAYGFPEPLDLGENYGFIDIPVDLVAGKKDNVIRPSMVRKHYKLMKEACVEVSYTEFEYAHLDFTFSHHEELLAYVMSRLLLVEPAQKQLRNEKSLRLKRKGQTKF